From Micromonospora rhizosphaerae, the proteins below share one genomic window:
- a CDS encoding OsmC family protein: METDHDRVVASARAVLPATERRRTDMITRGFTFVADEPHNGARGEGPTPTEYLLMALASCTAQTLRQYVDYKYDTAGDITVEIDYHEPEQEGAERYLQRTITLSEEPDPDDLKVMHDIAGKSPVTLLIQFAWSVRTEFVGPR; encoded by the coding sequence ATGGAAACCGATCATGATCGTGTCGTCGCATCCGCCCGAGCTGTCCTTCCGGCCACTGAGCGCCGGCGCACGGACATGATCACCCGCGGCTTCACGTTCGTCGCCGATGAACCGCACAACGGCGCACGCGGCGAAGGCCCGACGCCGACGGAGTACCTGTTGATGGCGCTCGCGTCGTGCACTGCTCAGACGCTGCGGCAGTATGTCGACTATAAGTACGACACCGCCGGTGACATCACCGTCGAGATCGACTACCACGAACCCGAGCAGGAAGGCGCAGAGCGTTACCTGCAGCGCACTATCACGCTGAGCGAAGAACCTGACCCCGACGACTTGAAGGTGATGCATGACATTGCCGGGAAGTCCCCGGTGACGCTGCTGATTCAGTTCGCATGGAGCGTGCGGACCGAGTTCGTCGGGCCGCGCTGA
- a CDS encoding Ada metal-binding domain-containing protein, which translates to MLSDPQSQYEAIQRREERLDGSFLTAVKTTGTYCRPSCRAKTPGK; encoded by the coding sequence ATGCTCAGTGATCCGCAGTCGCAGTACGAGGCGATCCAACGACGCGAGGAACGACTCGATGGCAGCTTTCTCACCGCGGTGAAGACGACCGGCACCTACTGTCGGCCATCGTGTCGCGCCAAGACCCCGGGGAAGTGA
- a CDS encoding NADP-dependent oxidoreductase has translation MKAIVVTDEAAGTAGMRLAERPEPQATGNDVLVEVHASGFTPGELTWPGTWTDRLGRDRTPSIPGHEVAGVVSALGYGTRGLSVGQRVFGLADWSRDGTLAEYVAIEARNLAPLPGDVDFTVGASLPISGLTAWQGLFVHGRFQAGQSVLVHGAAGGVGSMATQLAKEAGAYVIGTGRAADRQTVLDFGAQEFVDLGNDALEDVAGVDLVFDVIGGDIQKRSAGLVRAGGMLVTIAGPPEAQPADGLTVDFVVEADRAQLGEVVQRIRDGRLRTNIGNVATLDDAVAAFNPTERIKGKTIIRVRS, from the coding sequence ATGAAAGCGATTGTTGTGACGGATGAGGCCGCAGGAACTGCCGGGATGAGGCTGGCGGAGCGACCGGAGCCGCAGGCGACGGGGAACGACGTCCTCGTTGAGGTACATGCGTCGGGATTCACCCCGGGCGAGCTGACGTGGCCCGGGACCTGGACCGATCGCCTCGGGCGGGACCGCACGCCGTCGATCCCCGGCCATGAGGTGGCTGGCGTGGTCAGCGCGCTCGGCTATGGCACGAGGGGTCTGTCGGTGGGACAGCGGGTGTTCGGCCTCGCGGACTGGAGTCGCGACGGCACCCTGGCCGAGTACGTGGCCATCGAGGCGCGCAACCTTGCGCCGCTGCCGGGCGATGTCGACTTCACGGTAGGGGCGAGCCTGCCGATCTCGGGCCTGACCGCATGGCAGGGACTGTTCGTGCACGGCCGTTTCCAGGCGGGGCAGAGCGTCCTCGTACATGGTGCGGCCGGTGGAGTCGGCTCGATGGCGACCCAGCTCGCCAAAGAGGCCGGCGCCTACGTCATCGGCACTGGACGTGCCGCCGACCGCCAGACCGTGCTCGACTTCGGCGCGCAGGAGTTCGTCGACCTCGGCAACGACGCCCTGGAAGACGTCGCCGGCGTCGATCTGGTTTTCGACGTGATCGGTGGCGACATCCAGAAGCGTTCTGCGGGCCTGGTCCGAGCCGGAGGAATGCTGGTGACCATTGCCGGCCCGCCCGAAGCACAGCCGGCGGACGGCCTGACGGTTGATTTCGTTGTCGAGGCCGATCGCGCGCAACTGGGTGAGGTCGTCCAGCGGATCAGGGATGGTCGGCTGCGGACGAACATCGGCAACGTCGCGACCCTCGACGACGCCGTCGCCGCCTTCAACCCGACCGAGCGGATCAAGGGAAAGACGATCATCCGCGTTCGCTCGTAA
- a CDS encoding GNAT family N-acetyltransferase has translation MTDPTEPTRHAFEYPDEAGYPDEKGTLSQDQAVLIDEVIDDPHAPAFDFQVVNDEKLGIYDAIVGDREVAGLTYNVAGDDRLVLLATSVFPEFRKQGIATELIRRVLDDVRVQGKRVTIMCPIVRTFIEHNPEYADLIDPEHPGVTQGHTHLS, from the coding sequence ATGACCGACCCAACCGAGCCGACCCGCCACGCCTTCGAGTACCCCGACGAGGCCGGATACCCCGACGAGAAAGGCACCCTCAGCCAGGACCAGGCCGTCCTCATCGACGAGGTAATCGACGATCCCCACGCCCCCGCGTTCGACTTCCAAGTCGTCAACGACGAGAAACTCGGCATCTACGACGCCATCGTCGGGGACCGAGAGGTGGCCGGGCTGACCTACAACGTCGCCGGAGACGACCGACTCGTGCTGCTGGCCACCTCGGTGTTCCCCGAGTTCCGCAAACAGGGCATCGCCACCGAGCTGATCCGACGCGTCCTGGACGACGTGCGCGTGCAAGGCAAGCGGGTCACCATCATGTGCCCGATCGTGCGCACCTTCATCGAGCACAACCCCGAGTACGCCGACCTCATCGACCCCGAGCACCCGGGAGTAACCCAGGGTCACACCCATTTGTCCTAA
- a CDS encoding GNAT family N-acetyltransferase has protein sequence MTVNLEAEAATREENNAALIAALNEASLSEVESSWELDVINDAERGRWIAALGAEAIAELSYRFVGGRVVLLTTWVDPAYRRNRVATELVARVLDEIRESGKKITVICPVVGEFIARNPEYLDLIDKVHPGAGAYPQHEPAGAQDNEQLTAFEHDMT, from the coding sequence ATGACGGTCAATCTCGAGGCCGAGGCGGCCACCCGGGAAGAGAACAACGCGGCGCTCATCGCTGCTCTGAACGAGGCAAGTCTCAGCGAGGTGGAATCCAGCTGGGAGCTCGATGTCATCAACGACGCGGAGCGCGGCCGCTGGATCGCCGCCCTCGGCGCCGAAGCGATCGCCGAGCTTTCGTACCGGTTCGTGGGCGGCCGTGTCGTGCTGCTAACGACCTGGGTCGACCCCGCCTACCGACGCAATCGGGTGGCCACGGAGCTCGTCGCTCGCGTGCTGGACGAGATCCGCGAGAGCGGGAAGAAGATTACCGTCATCTGCCCGGTCGTGGGTGAGTTCATTGCCCGCAACCCGGAATACCTCGATCTCATCGACAAGGTTCATCCCGGTGCCGGCGCCTACCCCCAGCACGAACCCGCGGGGGCCCAGGACAACGAGCAGCTCACCGCGTTCGAGCACGACATGACGTAG
- a CDS encoding NADP-dependent oxidoreductase yields the protein MKAIVVTDRAAGTAGMTLVERPAPDAARLASLEGANYGDVVVEVHASGFTGNELEWPSTWIDRLGRDRTPSIPGHEVAGVVTALSYGTTGLSVGQRVFGLTDWTRDGTLAEYVVVEARNLAPLPGDVEFTVGAGVAMAGLTAWQGLFDHGHLLEGQSVLVHGAAGAVGSMATQLARQAGAYVIGTGRASGRQTAVDFGAHEFVDLDNDTLEDVGGVDLVFDVIGGDIQKRSAGLVRAGGTLVTVTGPPEARPADGPAIDFVVVSDRAQLGEIARRVRDGRVRTNIGTVAALDDAVAALNPTERTKGKTIIRVRP from the coding sequence ATGAAAGCGATCGTGGTGACGGACCGGGCCGCGGGAACGGCGGGGATGACGCTGGTGGAGCGGCCCGCGCCGGACGCGGCGAGGCTCGCCAGTCTTGAGGGCGCGAACTACGGCGATGTCGTCGTTGAAGTTCATGCGTCGGGATTCACCGGGAATGAGCTGGAGTGGCCCTCGACCTGGATCGATCGCCTCGGCCGTGACCGGACGCCGTCGATCCCCGGCCACGAGGTGGCCGGTGTGGTCACCGCCCTCAGCTATGGCACGACCGGCCTGTCGGTGGGACAGCGGGTGTTCGGCCTTACGGACTGGACTCGCGACGGCACCCTCGCGGAGTATGTCGTCGTCGAGGCACGCAACCTCGCACCGCTGCCGGGCGACGTCGAGTTCACGGTGGGCGCTGGCGTCGCGATGGCGGGCCTGACCGCGTGGCAGGGGCTGTTCGATCACGGCCACCTCCTGGAGGGGCAGAGCGTCCTGGTGCACGGCGCGGCCGGCGCCGTCGGTTCGATGGCGACGCAGCTCGCCCGTCAGGCCGGCGCCTACGTCATCGGCACCGGACGTGCCAGCGGCCGGCAGACCGCAGTCGACTTCGGCGCGCACGAGTTCGTCGACCTCGACAACGACACCCTGGAAGACGTCGGCGGAGTCGATCTGGTCTTCGATGTCATCGGCGGCGACATCCAGAAGCGGTCCGCGGGTCTGGTTCGAGCCGGAGGAACGCTGGTGACCGTCACCGGGCCGCCCGAGGCGCGGCCCGCTGACGGCCCGGCGATCGACTTCGTTGTCGTGTCCGACCGCGCCCAGCTGGGTGAGATCGCCCGGCGGGTCCGGGACGGACGCGTGCGGACGAACATCGGCACCGTCGCCGCCCTCGACGACGCCGTCGCCGCCCTCAACCCGACCGAGCGGACCAAGGGGAAGACAATCATCCGCGTTCGTCCATAA